A region of the Stieleria neptunia genome:
AAGCTGCTCGGGTGACATGTAAGGAAGTGTCCCACAGACGTCTTTGGATCCCGTGATCCCCGAGTAGCCGGCGGTGGAGTAGCATTTTGCGAGCCCGAAATCGGCGAGTTTGATGTGCAAACGCTCCTTCAATTTGTATGCCAGCAGATTGGATGGTTTGATGTCTCGGTGGACGATCTCGCGGTGATGCGCGTACTCCAATGCTGCAAGCATCTTGATTGCCAGCCCCAGCGACAGTCGCACACGACGGGAATCGGCGGTTTCATCGAGAACCTGTTGAATGGGAATGGATGAAACATATTCCATTACGATATAGGGAGTGTCTTTCTCGATCCCAAATCCGAGGCAGCTGACAATTTGTGGATGATCAAGTTGCGACGCTATCGAGGCTTCGCGATAAAAAAGCTGACGCGAGCGTTCCCGGTAAACGAGTTCGGGCAACAGTGTCTTGACGGCAACCGTGCGGTTGGTGCCCAGTTGTTTGGCTCGGTAAACCGTGCCATTGCCGCCTGCGCCGATTCTTTCCGCGATCTGATAACCGCGAATCGCGAACACGTCGGATGCGTTTGGTGATTCGAGACTCGGTCGGGGTGGCGGTGGCTGATCAAGGGTTGCATCAAAGGCGGTATCCCGGGCAAGGCGGATCTTCATCTCACAATCGCCGAATCGCAGCGACTTGCCTTCGCCCAAAAGGACCAATGAATCGGGCAAACTTGTCACCGACTCGCGATACCGAACAAACAATGCCAACCCCCGCTCCAAGATCAAACAGCCACAACGACCCGCAGCCCGGGCATCACTTGGCAACTGGATGTCCGTACTTTGGTCGGTGCCAACCACGTATTGTCCCGGGACCAGCAGTTCGCGGTGCTGGACGGTTTCGTCGATGGCGACGGAAAGCACCACCGTCGACGACTCTTGTGGAGGGATGGCGAGTGGATCGATCGTTTCCTCAATTGCAGTCTCAGCCGGTTCGATCCCAACATCCTCTTGATTTTGCAGTGACGCCGGGTGGTTGGGAGCACGGGAAAGGTCGCTGTCCATCCACTGGCGAAAGAACTGCTCCCGATCGATGCCGTCGACAAGGGGGGCGAGTTCTTCCAGGCGACGGTCGCCCGCGGACGACGGCTGGCCGGTTGCTTCCTTTGCAGGGTGGTTCTGTTTGTCATTCATGGGCTTGGGAATCGATCACGACGCCTATTTCGGGGGAACGACATTGGGCGGCGGAAGCCGAAAATGGTTCTCGTCCGCTGGCGGTGTCGAAAGGTCCCATCGTAACAAGCAGGCTTTGTCGGTGGGCGCGAGCACCATCGAGCCTTTCCGATCAAACCGCGGGTGCAACGCCAGGCGAGACGACAAGCCATCAAGGATTCTTGCCGAGTGGAAGGGCGACTTGACGGCCAGGTTCCTGTCACCGGCCGGAAGGATGTACTCCGCATCGGGTTCTTCACGTGTCGGTTTTCGCAGTCCGTCGGCGAGAATCGATTCTAGGCTCTGATTGACAAAGACACGCACAGCCCCATCATTCTCGGCGCCGTTGGGGATCCAACTGCCGACCACGTCGGTCTTGTTGTCGGCAAAACGCATCTGGATGTCCCTGCCATTGACTTGCAGCGGCTTTTTTTTGCCGGTCGCCGTATCATAAATTGACAATCTGGAGGGTGACGCGATCATCAGATGCCCTCCCGTGTGACTGAGATGCAGGGAACCGATCGGACGCCGCAACGAGAGTGGGAACTCCTTCTGCTTGGCGTTGGTTTGGAGATCCCAGACGTACGCTTTGCTGTTTGAGTCGATCGCGACAAGAGTCGTTCCGTCTTGTGAACAGGCGAGTTTCGCGATGGGGACGGAAACACCCGAAAGGGTCGCGAGAACCTCCCCCGATTCCAGATCGATCCGTCGGATCACGTCGTGCGCGGCGGGGACCGGCTTGTCAGGGACTGGGACCGGCTTGTCAGGGACTGGGACCGGTGCAGCCCCACGTGTTGAAGCCCGACGTGTCGCGGCCCGCATGGGGCCGCTCGCAACCAGCAGCGTGTCGGTGCTTGCATCGTAGGCGAACGCGTGAATGGTTTCACCAGGGCGTTCGAGCGATCGCAACAGGTCGCCAGACAGGTTGTCCCAGACGTCAATGCAGCTACCTCCGTTGGGATCACAGGTGTCGCGATGGGAGCTGAGCGCGATCACCTTGGACGCGTCCCCGTCAAAACGCCAATCCAGCCAACCCTTGGAGAGACTTGTTAGGACCGCCGGAACAATTAGTGTCGGTTAATTGGCGAGAATCGATAGTTCCATCTCGGTATTTGTTCGTCAAAAACTGTACGCAGAGCTGCTTTCATTGTTGCGGTCGCGTTCTCACCCGTCTCGTACAACCCTCGCAAGACGTTGACCGTAGTGCGAAGGCCGGTCCGAGTCGATGTGTTCC
Encoded here:
- a CDS encoding serine/threonine-protein kinase; its protein translation is MNDKQNHPAKEATGQPSSAGDRRLEELAPLVDGIDREQFFRQWMDSDLSRAPNHPASLQNQEDVGIEPAETAIEETIDPLAIPPQESSTVVLSVAIDETVQHRELLVPGQYVVGTDQSTDIQLPSDARAAGRCGCLILERGLALFVRYRESVTSLPDSLVLLGEGKSLRFGDCEMKIRLARDTAFDATLDQPPPPRPSLESPNASDVFAIRGYQIAERIGAGGNGTVYRAKQLGTNRTVAVKTLLPELVYRERSRQLFYREASIASQLDHPQIVSCLGFGIEKDTPYIVMEYVSSIPIQQVLDETADSRRVRLSLGLAIKMLAALEYAHHREIVHRDIKPSNLLAYKLKERLHIKLADFGLAKCYSTAGYSGITGSKDVCGTLPYMSPEQLCGSRDVGPTSDLYSVIVCLYEFLCGQLPHPATSAAELIQLKLETVPRSIQSLNPSVGFELSNLIERGLSRDPKKRIQTAGELSQALHAIRTGT
- a CDS encoding WD40 repeat domain-containing protein, with amino-acid sequence MIALSSHRDTCDPNGGSCIDVWDNLSGDLLRSLERPGETIHAFAYDASTDTLLVASGPMRAATRRASTRGAAPVPVPDKPVPVPDKPVPAAHDVIRRIDLESGEVLATLSGVSVPIAKLACSQDGTTLVAIDSNSKAYVWDLQTNAKQKEFPLSLRRPIGSLHLSHTGGHLMIASPSRLSIYDTATGKKKPLQVNGRDIQMRFADNKTDVVGSWIPNGAENDGAVRVFVNQSLESILADGLRKPTREEPDAEYILPAGDRNLAVKSPFHSARILDGLSSRLALHPRFDRKGSMVLAPTDKACLLRWDLSTPPADENHFRLPPPNVVPPK